The nucleotide sequence AGACCCGCCCGGTCGTCGTGGTCCCGGTCGAGACCGTCGGCCCGAAGGACGCCCTGCCGTGGGACGAAGCGCGGTGAGGCCGCTTCACCAGAGGCCGTCTCTGATCCTGCTGGTCGCCCTCGGCGGAGCCTTCGGCACGGGTGTCCGCGAGGCGCTCGCCCTCGCCTGGCCGGCCTCGACGACGGGCTTCCCGTTCACGGTCTTCGTGATCAACGTCGTGGGGGCGTTCGCCCTCGGCCTGCTGCTCGAGACCCTCACCCGGCGCGGGGCCGACGAAGGCGGTCGCAGGATCGCCCGACTCGCCCTCGGCACCGGTGTGCTCGGCGGCTTCACCACCTACAGCTCCCTCGCCACCGACGTCGCCTCCCGACTGCCGCACGCGACCGGAGTCGCCCTCGGCTACGCCGCGGCGTCGCTCGTGCTCGGCGCTCTGGCCGCGTTCGCCGGAGTCGCCGTGGCCGCCGCCGCGAGGTCCGCGGGCGCATCCCGTCGCCGCGTCCCGGAGACCACCCCGTGACCGCACCGCTCGTCTTCGCCGCCATCTGCGTCGCGGGCGGCGTCGGTGCCGCGCTGCGCTTCGTGGCCGACGGGCTCATCCGCTCGCGGATCGCGCTCGCCTACCCCCTTGCCACGACGATCATCAACGTGACCGGGTCGTTCGGGCTCGGGGTGTTCACAGGCCTGGGGGCCACGGCGGGCCTTCCGCACGAGTGGGTCTTGATCCTCGGCGGGGGAGTGATGGGCGGCTACACCACGTTCTCGACGGCCTCCGTCGAGACGGTGCGCCTGATCGAGCAGCGGCGGTGGGGCCTGGCGCTCCTCAACGGCGTCGGAATGCTCGTCCTCGGCGTCGCCGCGGCCGCTCTCGGCCTCGCCGTCACCGGCGCCCTGCGATTCTGTACCACAGATAAATCATCTGTGATACGTTTTTGCGTCGTGATCGGGCCGCCTCACGGGCAGACCGATCGGCTCCTCGAGATCCTCGTGCGCGCTCTCCCCTCTGGAGACAAGCGCGTGTTCCACGCGATGGAGCTCGGGCCGAAGTATCGACCGTTCTACGAAAGGGCACTGGGTTGATGGACAAGCACACCGACGAGGAACTCTCCGATCCTGTACGCCCTGTCGACGAGTGGGCCGAACGTCCCGAGGCCGTCACGGGTCTCGAAGCGGTTGCCATCGGCCGACTTCTCCTCGACGACGTGGTGCCCGGGAGCGAGGTCGTCCGTCGGGCGCGTCGAGGTCCGGCGTCACTCAGCCGGAGCGGCGCCGAGTCACCCGTCCTGCGGTTCCGCGTGCCCGCCGAGGACGCCGACGAACTCGATGCGGTTGCTGCCGCTTCGCACCTCCAGAAGAGCGAACTCCTCCGTCAGGGGCTCCGGCTCGTGCTCGACCAGTACCGCGACGTCGAAGGGCGCGTCGCAACGCGCCCCGCGGCCGAAGCGGCAAGAACGATCGAGCTCAGCGAGACCGAGGCCGCAGTGCTCCGGGCCGTCGCTCAGCGGGTCGCTTCCTAGCGGCCGCAACAGGGCAGGGCGCAGGGGCAGGAGCCCGCACAGGGCCGCACCGGGGCAGTACTCTCGCGGCATGGACCCCGTCACCGCGATCGCCTGGATCGTCGCGTTCGTCGTCGTCACCGTCGCCATCACCGGGCTCACCGGCCGCTTCGGCCTGTCCGCCCCGGTCACCCTCGTCGTCGTGGGGGCGATCGCGTCGTTCGTGCCCGGCGTGCCGCGCGTCCACATCGAGCCCGACCTCATCCTGTTCGGGCTCCTGCCGCCGCTCCTGTTCGCGGCGGCCATCCGCACGTCGCTCATCGACGTGCGAGCCCGCAACGACAGCATCCTGCTGCTCTCCGTCGCGCTCGTCGCGTTCACGGTCGTGACGGTCGGCTTCGTCGCCTGGTGGGCTGTGCCCGGCATCACGATCGCGGCCGGGCTCGCGTTCGGCGCCGTCGTCGCGCCGACCGACGCGGTGGCGGTCACCGCGATCACGGGGAAGGTGCCGCTGCCCCGACGGGTCGTGACGATCCTCGAGGGCGAGAGCCTGCTCAACGACGCCACCGCCCTCGTCGCCCTGAACGCCGCCGTCGCCGCGATCGTCGCGCCCGTGACGCCGTTCCAGGTGGGCGGCGACTTCGTCCTCGCCGTGGTCGTCGGCGCGGCCGTGGGCCTGGCCGTCGGCGTCGGCATCGCCTGGATCCGCAAGCGCCTCCACTCGGCCGTCCTCGACACCTCGCTCTCGCTCGTGACGCCGTTCATCGCCTTCCTTCCGGCGCAGGAGCTGCACGGGTCCGGCGCACTCGCCGTCGTCGGCGCCGGGCTCTACCTCGGCTACCGCTCGCCCGTGGTCCTCAGCGCCGAGGCTCGCGTGGCCGAGCGGCTCAACTGGAAGACGATCCAGTTCCTGCTCGAGAACGCCGTCTTCCTCTTCATCGGCCTCAACCTCGCCGGTGTCCTCGAGGGCGTGGTGAAGCACGGCCCCGGCCTCTGGCCGACGGTCGGCATCAGCTTCGCCCTGCTCGCCGCCGTGATCGCGTCGCGCTTCGTCTGGATCTTCGCCACGATGATGCTGTACCGCTACGGCCCTCAGCGGCTCCGCGAGCGCGCCTGGAACATACCGTCGTCGACGGTGACCGCCGCGGCCGGGATCCGCGGGGTGGTGACGCTGGCAGCCGCATTCCTTCTGCCGGCGGACACGCCGCAGCGCCCGCTCCTGCAGTTCCTCGCCTTCGTCGTCGTGCTCGGCACCCTGCTGCAGGCGCTGCCGCTGCCGCGCCTGATCCGCGCGGTGCACCTGCCGGCGCCGAACCTCATGCAGGAGTGGACCGAGCGCCAGATGCTCACGGTCGAGGCGAAGTCCGCAGGCCTCGAGCGCCTCGACGAGGTCGCCACCGACGACGACGAGGAGCGAGTCGTCGAGCAGCTGCGCGCCGCGTCGAGCTTCCTCGCCGACGCCCTCGAGAACCCGGCCGCCGAGGGCCGCGAGCCGCTGTCGGCGGAGTTCAACCGCCTCCGCAGCGCCATGATCGACGCCGAGCGCAAGGCCGTCCTCGACGCGCGGCACGAGGGCCGCTACCAGGAGAACGCCGTCCAGGCCGTCCTCGCGGCGATCGACGCCGAAGAGACGGCGCTGCGGGCGCGCCACCCGAAGGCGATCGGCGAGTAGTCGCGCGGCTCTCGCCGGGTGCGGGTCAGTCGAGGTGCGACAGCAGGATCCGGGGAACGTCGACCGGGCGGACCACTGTGCCCGCTTCGGCTCCTGCGCCCACCGCCTCGACCCCGCTCGGCGTGAACCGCGCCAGGGCCAGGAACGACGACGTCAGCACCGGGTCGTCACCCCCGTGGCCGCCCTGGTCGAGGTGGCCGTGGTCGGTGGTGACGCCGACGAGCCAGTCCTCGTCGGCGCTCGCCGCCCGGGCACGCACGACGTCGACGATCGAGCCGAGGTGCTCGTCGACGCGACCGATCGCCGCCGTGTACTCGGGCGAGACGCCGCCGTAGAGGTGGCCGGCCTCGTCGACCTCGCCGAGGTAGACGAAGCTCGCGTGCGGCCCGGCGTCGCGGATCGCCAGCCGGGCGAACGCGGCCACGTCGCCGTCGGCGTAGCGGTAGCCGTATGTCTCGCCGTCGCGGATCACGATGCGGTGCAGGCCGACCCGCTGCTGGTCGAGCCGCGTCGCGATGATCGGCCCGGGCCCCTGCGGGTCGGCGATCGGCGGCCATCCGGTCGCGACGAACGTGCCGCGGAGGGGGTCGCCGGCGAACGCCTGCGTGAGCAGGTCCGTCCCGCGGAAGAGCGTGTGGCCGTGGAACGAGTTGTCGAAGACGCCGTGCTCGGCGTGGCTGAGGCCGGTCAGCAGCGACGACCAGCCGGGGCCCGAGATGGTCGGCACCTCCATCGTGAGGCGGTGCAGCACGCCGTCGGCGAGGAGGGCGGCGAGGTGGGGCGCTGCTCCTGCGCCCAGGGCGTCGTCGAGGCGCAGGCCGTCGATTCCGATCAGCAGGATCTTGCGGGTGCTCATGTCGGCGAGTGTGGCCGCGCGACATGACCCTGCGGTGAACGCGCCACTGCCCGAAAGGCCGCCTGACCCCTACTCTCGTGTCATGGACCAGGCTCGCTGGCGCAAGATCTCGGACGTCCCCCTCATGGTCGTCTCGGTGGTGTTCCTCGCCGCCTACTCGATCGAGGTCATCGCGAACCTGCAGGGGCACGCCTCGGATGGCGTCGAGGTCATCATCGCGATCACCTGGCTCCTGTTCGTCATCGACTACGTCGTGAACCTCGTGCTCGCCGAGCGCCGCGGCCGCTGGTTCTGGCGGCACCTGCTCGACCTCGCCATCGTCGCGCTGCCGCTGCTGCGCCCGCTCAGGCTGTTGCGGCTGGTGACCCTCCTGGCGATCCTGCAGCGGACCGCGGGCCGGACGTTCCGCGGTCGCGTCGTCGTCTACGTCGTCGGATCGGCCGCACTGCTCGTCTACGTGTCGGCGCTCGCCGTGCTCGACGTCGAGAGGCCGCTGCACGGCGCGACGATCGTCAACTTCCCCGACGCCCTCTGGTGGGCGTTCGTCACGATCACGACGGTCGGCTACGGCGACTACACCCCGATCAGCCTCGAAGGGCGGATGATCGCGGTCGCCCTCATGCTCGGCGGCATCGCCCTGCTCGGAAGCGTGACCGCCACGCTCGCTTCGTGGATCGTCGAGCGCGTCCAGATCACCGAGGACTCGTCGCAGGCGGCCACCCGCGGCGACCTGCGCCGGCTGTCCGAGCAGGTCGACGAGCTGAAGGCGATGCTTGCCGCGAGGGACGAATCGCCGTCGCGCGAGGTCGACAAGGGCTGACGCCTGATCTCTCGGGCCTGTGGACAACTCGCCGGGCCTCGCAGTCCCATTCCGTATCATGACGGGGTGACCCACCAGATCGACGATCTCGACTTCGAGACCCGGCAGCTGTCGCTGTCGTCGTCCGGTCGTGGTGCGGGCACGGACGGCGCTCCCGAGCGACGCACCTCGACGGTCGCGTGGGTGCTCGGCCTGTGCATCCCGCTGGGCGCCGGTCTCGCGCTGGTCGCCATGTACTACAGCGGCGCCTTCGCGGGCCTCATCTCGTCGCCCGGCGCCGTCGTCAGCAACGGCCTGCCGCTCGTCACGGCGCTCTTCGACGGCAGCGCCACCGTGACCATCGGGCTCCTCGCCATCTCGGCGCTCGCTCTCCCCGGTCAGCGGAAAGACCCCCGCCAGGCCAGCTTCTCGCAGTGGTACGCCTCGCAGTGGGCGATCGTGGCCGCCGTCGTCTGGCTCGTCAGCGCCATCGCGACGCTCATGTTCACCGCGGCCAACACGCTCAGCGTCCCGTTCACCTCCCCGCTCTTCCGCAGCCAGTTCCTCTTCGTGACGTTCCAGCTCGAGATCGGGCAGACGTGGCTGGTCACGATCGGCTGCATCCTGGTCACGCTCGTGATCCTCCTCGCGACGAAGAACGTCTCGTGGCTCGCGACGGCCGCCGTGTTCTCGATCCTCGCCCTCCTTCCTCTGTCGCTGTCCGGCCACTCGGCGGGCACGCTCGAGCACGTCAACGCGGTCAACAGCCTCGCGATGCACCTCGTGGGCGTGACGCTGTGGATGGGCGGGCTCATCGCCGTGATCCTGCTCCGCAAGAAGGCCGGCAAGAACCTAGCCACCGTCGTCGGCCGCTACTCGACCATCGCGCTCTGGTCGTTCGCCTTCGTCGCGTTCTCGGGTGTCATCAACGCCAGCCTCCGGCTCACCGGCCCGCTCGACCTGTTCCGCACGACCTACGGGCAGCTGATCCTGGCCAAGTCCGTGATCCTCATCGGCCTCGGCATCGCGGGGGCGTATCAGCGGCGCCGGATCATCCCCGCCCTCGTCCGAGAGCCCACCCGCACGCGCTCGTTCGTCCGCCTCGCCGTCAGCGAGGTCGTCTTCATGTCGATCGCGATGGGCCTGTCCGTGGCCCTCTCGAAGAGCCCGCCCCCGGTGCCGCAGACGACGTCCACGAACCAGCAGTCCGCGCTCCTGGGTTTCCCGTACCCGAAGCCGGTCACGCTCGAGCGCTTCCTCACGGCGGTCCACCCCGACTGGTTCTTCATCGCCGTCGCCGTGATCATGGCGGCGCTCTACCTCGCCGGGGTGCGCAAGCTCCGCGCGCGCGGCGACTCCTGGCCCCTCGGCCGGACCATCCCGTGGCTCGTCGGCTGCTTCGGCGTGCTCTACGCCACCAGCGGCGGGCCCAGCGTCTACGGCGCCGTGAACTTCTCGACGCACATGATCCAGCACATGGTGCTGATGATGTACGTGCCGCCGCTGCTCGTGCTCGGCGCCCCGATCCTGCTCGCCCTCCGCACCCTGCCCAAGCGGCGCGACAACAGCCGCGGCGCCCGCGAGTGGATCATGATCATCACCCACTCCCGCTACGCGTCGGTCATCACCAACCCGGTCGTCGCCGCCGTCATCTTCGCCGGCAGTCTCGTGGCGTTCTACTACACCGGCTGGTTCGAGGCCTCGCTGCAGACCCATCCCGGCCACTTCATCATGGAGGTCCACTTCCTCCTCGCGGGCTACGTCTTCTTCTTCGTCGTGATCGGCGTCGACCCCGGCCCGAAGCGACCGCCGTACCCGCTGCGCATCATCCTGCTGCTGGCGACCCTCGCCTTCCACGCCTTCTTCGGCCTGGCGCTCATGTCGGGCACCGACATCCTCGCCGCCGACTGGTGGCACGCGCTCGGCAAGACGAACTACCAAGAGCTCCTGCAAGACCAGCACACCGGCGGTGCGATCGCCTGGGGCGCAGGCGAGTTCCCGACAGTCCTCGTCGCCCTGATGGTGGTGCGTCAGTGGGTGCGCTCCGACGAGCGCATCGCGAAGCGCTACGACCGCCGGGCCGACGTCGACGGCGACGCCGAGCTCACCGCGTACAACGAGCGACTGGCCCGCATGGCCGGCCGGCCGTC is from Frondihabitans australicus and encodes:
- a CDS encoding fluoride efflux transporter FluC, producing MRPLHQRPSLILLVALGGAFGTGVREALALAWPASTTGFPFTVFVINVVGAFALGLLLETLTRRGADEGGRRIARLALGTGVLGGFTTYSSLATDVASRLPHATGVALGYAAASLVLGALAAFAGVAVAAAARSAGASRRRVPETTP
- a CDS encoding Na+/H+ antiporter; the encoded protein is MDPVTAIAWIVAFVVVTVAITGLTGRFGLSAPVTLVVVGAIASFVPGVPRVHIEPDLILFGLLPPLLFAAAIRTSLIDVRARNDSILLLSVALVAFTVVTVGFVAWWAVPGITIAAGLAFGAVVAPTDAVAVTAITGKVPLPRRVVTILEGESLLNDATALVALNAAVAAIVAPVTPFQVGGDFVLAVVVGAAVGLAVGVGIAWIRKRLHSAVLDTSLSLVTPFIAFLPAQELHGSGALAVVGAGLYLGYRSPVVLSAEARVAERLNWKTIQFLLENAVFLFIGLNLAGVLEGVVKHGPGLWPTVGISFALLAAVIASRFVWIFATMMLYRYGPQRLRERAWNIPSSTVTAAAGIRGVVTLAAAFLLPADTPQRPLLQFLAFVVVLGTLLQALPLPRLIRAVHLPAPNLMQEWTERQMLTVEAKSAGLERLDEVATDDDEERVVEQLRAASSFLADALENPAAEGREPLSAEFNRLRSAMIDAERKAVLDARHEGRYQENAVQAVLAAIDAEETALRARHPKAIGE
- a CDS encoding alkaline phosphatase family protein, which translates into the protein MSTRKILLIGIDGLRLDDALGAGAAPHLAALLADGVLHRLTMEVPTISGPGWSSLLTGLSHAEHGVFDNSFHGHTLFRGTDLLTQAFAGDPLRGTFVATGWPPIADPQGPGPIIATRLDQQRVGLHRIVIRDGETYGYRYADGDVAAFARLAIRDAGPHASFVYLGEVDEAGHLYGGVSPEYTAAIGRVDEHLGSIVDVVRARAASADEDWLVGVTTDHGHLDQGGHGGDDPVLTSSFLALARFTPSGVEAVGAGAEAGTVVRPVDVPRILLSHLD
- a CDS encoding potassium channel family protein; the encoded protein is MDQARWRKISDVPLMVVSVVFLAAYSIEVIANLQGHASDGVEVIIAITWLLFVIDYVVNLVLAERRGRWFWRHLLDLAIVALPLLRPLRLLRLVTLLAILQRTAGRTFRGRVVVYVVGSAALLVYVSALAVLDVERPLHGATIVNFPDALWWAFVTITTVGYGDYTPISLEGRMIAVALMLGGIALLGSVTATLASWIVERVQITEDSSQAATRGDLRRLSEQVDELKAMLAARDESPSREVDKG
- a CDS encoding cytochrome c oxidase assembly protein; this translates as MTHQIDDLDFETRQLSLSSSGRGAGTDGAPERRTSTVAWVLGLCIPLGAGLALVAMYYSGAFAGLISSPGAVVSNGLPLVTALFDGSATVTIGLLAISALALPGQRKDPRQASFSQWYASQWAIVAAVVWLVSAIATLMFTAANTLSVPFTSPLFRSQFLFVTFQLEIGQTWLVTIGCILVTLVILLATKNVSWLATAAVFSILALLPLSLSGHSAGTLEHVNAVNSLAMHLVGVTLWMGGLIAVILLRKKAGKNLATVVGRYSTIALWSFAFVAFSGVINASLRLTGPLDLFRTTYGQLILAKSVILIGLGIAGAYQRRRIIPALVREPTRTRSFVRLAVSEVVFMSIAMGLSVALSKSPPPVPQTTSTNQQSALLGFPYPKPVTLERFLTAVHPDWFFIAVAVIMAALYLAGVRKLRARGDSWPLGRTIPWLVGCFGVLYATSGGPSVYGAVNFSTHMIQHMVLMMYVPPLLVLGAPILLALRTLPKRRDNSRGAREWIMIITHSRYASVITNPVVAAVIFAGSLVAFYYTGWFEASLQTHPGHFIMEVHFLLAGYVFFFVVIGVDPGPKRPPYPLRIILLLATLAFHAFFGLALMSGTDILAADWWHALGKTNYQELLQDQHTGGAIAWGAGEFPTVLVALMVVRQWVRSDERIAKRYDRRADVDGDAELTAYNERLARMAGRPSNVEAVSAQEQADTSTPTPRGPED